AACGTCGGGAATCGAGTGATCTTGCCATCCAGCAACTTAACCAACATAGCCCCGATCTGGCGCCCTTTGTCATAGCCACCGATCATTACGCCACCGGTGACACCGTGCTCGAGCATGTATTTGTAGGAGGCGTACACCGGCGCCGAAGCACGGGCCGTCAACCGGTCAAGGAAGTCACCGCTGTCCATGTAATTACCGCGGCTGTCCTGGAAGTAGCTCAGAAACAAAATAGCCGAGCGAGCTGGCAGCGCCTCACTGGCGGCCAGTACCGAGTCAAAACTCCCCTCCTGGACCCTAACCACCTCAAGGTTAAGAAAATTATCCGCAAGAAAATCGCTGATCCCCTTCCACAGGACCCGCCCGGTAACCGTCTTGTCAGCCAAAACATACATGGTTTGCAGATCCGGCTGTACCGACAGCGCCAGATTGATGTTGGCGGCGGCATCGGTCTGGTCGAGAATGCCTATGACATTTTTCAATCGACTGTGCTTATCGGGATGATAGTCATTGATCCCCGCCAGAATGACCGGCGTCTTGCCGACTTCATTAGACAACTGGTTGATCAACCACAAAGCATTATCATCCGTCACTACAATCGCCCGGTACTCTTCCCGCAGCAGCTTGGTACGGTAAATATCCAGCAGCTCTTTGAGGTAAGCCGGGGACTGGTAGCGTTTGCTGTCCATATAATTGACATGCAATGACACCCCCTGCGCACTGGCCACCGACTCCAGGCCAGCCTGGATACCATCGGTCCAACGCATCCCCTTATGGTAGGAGTGGACCACCAAGGTGTCATAGGCCGATGCCTTGAGCGGTAGCCAGCTGAAAAGAAACAAAAGAGCAATCAAGCGCATAAAGATCGGGAGTCCTGTCTGTCAGGTTCGGGGCGTTAGCAAGCCAGCATGTATTTTTTGAATATAATTTAGCGACATAGCGAGGCGACAGTATAAGATATGAGCAAGCACGTATAAACCAAGGATTGCTTCTACCATGACCAGCCAGATTCGAATTGATGATCTCGACCGGGAAATCCTCAACACCCTGATGAATGATGCCCGCACTCCCTATGCCGAAATGGCCAAGCGATTCAATGTCAGCCCGGCCACGGTCCATGTCCGGGTCGAAAAAATGCGTGCCGCCGAAATCATCACCGGTACCGAGGTGATCATTAACCCCAAGCTGCTCGGCTATGATGTGTGCTGCTTTATCGGCATCAACCTCAATGCGGCACGGGACTACCACTCAGCACTGACCAAGCTCAACGAACTCGACGAAGTCGTCGAGGCCTACTACACCACCGGGGCATACAACATCTTCGTCAAGCTGATGTGCAAATCAATCGAAGAGTTGCAGTACGTGCTGATCGACAAACTGCAGGCCATCGACGAGGTCCAGTCGACCGAGACCCTGATCTCACTCCAGAACCCTATCAATCGCAACGTTAAGCCTTAGAGCAACCCGATGTAAAGCGAGAAAAAAGGGCCAGTGCTTTCGCACTGGCCCTGTATGCTCTAACAGTAAGTGAATACTTACATTATTGTTCGTTTAGTTTGTCCAGCTCGTCCTGGCGTGCTGCGGCCTCTTCTGCCAGCCACTCGGCCACAACCTTGGCAAAGTAAGTCAAAACGCCATCAGCACCGGCACGCTTGAAGCACAGCAACGATTCCATTACGGTCTCGCGCTCTTTCAGCCACCCATTTTGGATCGCAGCCATGTGCATTGCGTACTCACCGGATACCTGATAGGCAAAAGTCGGTACCTGCAGCTCGCTCTTCACCCGACGAACGACGTCCAGATATGGCATACCCGGCTTGACCATGACCATGTCAGCGCCTTCGTTAACGTCCATCGCCACTTCGTGCAATGCTTCGTCGCTGTTGGCCGGATCCATCTGGTAGGTCTTCTTGTCACCGCCCTTAAGGTTGCCCGCCGAACCGACCGCATCACGGAACGGGCCGTAGTAGTTCGACGCGTACTTGGCCGAGTAAGCCATGATCTGGGTATGGACATAACCCGCTTCTTCCAGCGCTTCGCGAATTGCCCCGATACGGCCATCCATCATATCCGACGGCGCCACCACATCGGCCCCGGCTTCGGCATGGGACAAGGCCTGTTTGATCAGCACTTCGGTGGTGACGTCATTAATGACGTAGCCGTCTTCATCGATGATGCCATCCTGACCGTGGATAGTGAACGGGTCGAGGGCAACATCGGTGATCACCCCCATCTGAGGCACATGCTCTTTGAGCAAGCGTACGGCTCGCTGAACCAAGCCTTCCGGATTGAACGCTTCCGAGGCACAAGTAGACTTGAAGTCTTGTGATACCACAGGGAACAGGGCAATCGCCGGCACGCCCAGTGTAGCCAGGTATTCCGCTTCCTGAAGCATCAGATCAATAGACAAACGTTCGATCCCCGGCATGGAATCAACAGTTTCACGACGGTTCTTACCCATCAGGATAAACATCGGGTAGATCAGGTCATTCACAGAAATCTGATTTTCTGCCATTAAACGGCGGCTGAAATCATGCTTGCGCATGCGACGCATACGGCGAGCCGGAAACGCGCCCTGGATAGATACAGACACTGCATACTCCTTTTATGGGTTAAATCGCTTTATTGGGATCATATCACCCTCACTGTGCAGAAGGTGATCCGATTTTGAAAAATACCTGGGTGGTAACATAAGCATTGGCCATCACCTGCTCGGGCTGCTGGCCGCGGCACTCGGCGATAACCGAGGCAATATGAGGGAGGAACTTGGGCTCGTTGCGGCTCGACTTCGGCTTGGGGCGGTAATCTCGCGGCAACAGATATGGGCAATCCGTTTCCACCATCAGGCGGTTATCCGGGATATCACCGACGATCTCACGCAGCTCGGTGCCACGGCGCTCATCACAGACCCACCCGGTGATACCGATGTGCAGATCCTGCGCCAGACAGTCGCTCAGCTCCTGACGTGTTCCGGTGAAACAGTGCAGTACCGCCGCAGGAAGCTTATCCCGCCATGGTCTGAGGATCGCCATAAAGCG
This Photobacterium gaetbulicola Gung47 DNA region includes the following protein-coding sequences:
- a CDS encoding DNA-binding transcriptional regulator AsnC (COG1522), giving the protein MTSQIRIDDLDREILNTLMNDARTPYAEMAKRFNVSPATVHVRVEKMRAAEIITGTEVIINPKLLGYDVCCFIGINLNAARDYHSALTKLNELDEVVEAYYTTGAYNIFVKLMCKSIEELQYVLIDKLQAIDEVQSTETLISLQNPINRNVKP
- a CDS encoding delta-aminolevulinic acid dehydratase (COG0113), encoding MSVSIQGAFPARRMRRMRKHDFSRRLMAENQISVNDLIYPMFILMGKNRRETVDSMPGIERLSIDLMLQEAEYLATLGVPAIALFPVVSQDFKSTCASEAFNPEGLVQRAVRLLKEHVPQMGVITDVALDPFTIHGQDGIIDEDGYVINDVTTEVLIKQALSHAEAGADVVAPSDMMDGRIGAIREALEEAGYVHTQIMAYSAKYASNYYGPFRDAVGSAGNLKGGDKKTYQMDPANSDEALHEVAMDVNEGADMVMVKPGMPYLDVVRRVKSELQVPTFAYQVSGEYAMHMAAIQNGWLKERETVMESLLCFKRAGADGVLTYFAKVVAEWLAEEAAARQDELDKLNEQ